GATTAAGTACGGCACATTGGTGCGGGTCGAAGGGAAGTATGCCGTGTTACGTTGGAACAACGGCTCGAGTTTCATCCCAAGACGATTCTTGCCATCAGAAGCACGTGTTGGCGATACAATCATTCGAGACAATCATCACTATTATCTCGAGGAAGACATGACACCGAATTTTGATGCGCTCATCAAACAACATTATAAAAAGTAGACAAAGACAGACCGGTTCACTCCCAGTCTGTCTTTGTCCGTTCATTTACTTTGTTTTGTCTCGCAACCAATCGAAATCGACCGGTCCGACTTGTTTGGCGGTGATCACACCGTCTGATCCGATGACATAGGTCGTCGGCATGGCCACAATGCGATACGTTTTTACAGCCTCGCCGTCTTCGTCTAACAGGACCGGGAAACTGAGCGGCACTTCTTCTAAAAATGCATCGACATCTCGTCGGCCGCGACGTTCGTTATTCGTGATGTTCACGCCTAGCACAGGGACGCCCGTCTCATCGCTAAATTTAATCAGTTCAGGTAGTTCTTCACGGCACGGAGGACACCACGTCGCCCAGAAGTTCACTACAACCGGCTGTCCATTGTAATCGGCGAGCGATAGGCGTTCCCCTTCGACCGTCTCCAGTTCAAGGGCCGGCGCGCGTTGACCGACCTCGAGACCGCCAAGTACGCTATCGTCCGTGGCGATGCTGACCGCCGGTTCCTTCGCCTGACTATTAAACTCGTCATATCCTTTATAGCCTAAACCGGCCACGAGGCCAGCCATGATCAATCCAATCGCTAGTTTATGAAATCGCATGATTTACCCCTTGTCCTGTGTACTGTTCACTCCTAAACTTAACTTATCATATCATTCAAAGGAGAGTAACTATCTTGCAACTTTACAACGAGAAAGTTAGCGTCACACTAAAAGCACACGGTGCCGAAATGACCAGTTGGAACGTCGACGGGACGGAGCTCCTCTGGCAAGGTGACCCAACGTATTGGGGCCGGCAAGCCCCAATCCTTTTTCCGTTCGTCGGACGCCTGCTCGACGACCGTTACTTATATGACGGAATGACGTACACGATGAGCCAACACGGATTTGCGCGCGACGAACTGTTCGAGGTCGCCGAGGCAACAGACACACACGTCCGCTTTATCCTGCGCGATTCTGTCGAGACGCGTAAACACTATCCATTTTCATTCGAACTGAATGTCATCTATCGCCTCATCGGCGAAGAGTTGAGCGTGACGTATCGTGTCGTCAACCGAGATGATACCGTCCTCCCGTTCAGCATCGGCGGGCACCCGGCCTTTAATATCCCATTTGCCGGGGGGACGTTTGAAGACTATACGATTGACTTTGGGGAGACGCGAACACTCGACCGTCTATTGCTCGAAGGACCTTACTTGACGGGTGCCTATCAACCTCTCGGGGAACGCCGTTACATCCCGCTGACGCATCATTTGTTCGACCAAGATGCCCTCATCTTTGAACAAATCGAGTACGCAGCGCTTCGACATCAACCGAGCGGTCGGGCCATCGTCATGGAATCCCCTCACTTCACCCATTTCGGCATCTGGTCGCCTCCACACTCCGACGCCCCGTTCGCTTGTCTCGAACCTTGGTTCGGACACGCTGACTACAAAGGTCATCGGAAGGACATCCGCCATAAAGAAGATATGCAACTGCTCGACCCTGGTGAGTCGTTCGAGGCGACTTACACGCTCTATACCGAATAAAAAACGAGCTGACCGATGTAATCTGTACCCCTTGTAAAGGACATTAATAAAAAAACTTATGCTGATTCAAGGAGATGATTCCTGTACTGTACGGGAGTCATCTTTTTCATGTTCCATTGATAACGATGATGGTTGTAATAGTTAATGGTTTTTCGGATTTCACGCTGTAGTGAATCGAACGTGGTACAGGCCTTTAACTCGACGATATCCTTGAAATGTCCAAAGAATGATTCCTGGACAGCGTTATCCCAACAGTTGCCCCGTCGGGACATGGATTGACCTAGCTTCATACGCTTCACCTCTTTCTGATAGGTCGGGCTCGTGTAGTGCCCTCCTTGATCTGAATGGATGAATGCGTCCTTGTCCAAGCGAATCCTCCGGTTCTTCCGTAAACGCTTCAACGTATCCAATACAATGTCGAGATTGATGTTCTCAGAGAGTTGATGCGCCAGTACCTCATTGGTCGAACCGTCCACGATGGTCGAAAGATAGGCTCGCTTACCGTTCCCGTAAAATATGTAGGTGATATCGGTGAGAAGCACCTTGTAGGGAGTGCCCTGTTTGAATTCGCGTTTGAGGCGATTCGGCACCACCCGGTGCTCGGCCGTCGCCTTAATGAGCCGTTTGTATGGCTTCGCCTTGCGGATTGGACACACGATGTTGTATTTCCGCATGATACGTCGGATACACTTCAGGTTCATCGTCACACCGAAATGACCAGACAGCACCATCTTGATCTGCCTAGCACCCTTCTTGCGCTTCTTGAAGTGGAACGCCTTCAGAACGAGGTCACGAAGAGCCACGTCTTTCGATTCGCGCTCCTGTCTGGTCTGTCTCCTCCGTTCCGAGAAATAGGCGTGGTATCCCTGACGTGACACCCCGGCCACCTGGCAGAGATGGCTGACCATCCCCTTCATTTTGTGCTTGATGATGACACCTTGAATCAGCTCATACTTTTGCGATGCGTTAAGTCCAGCTTTCCTCTCCCTTCCGCCAGGCGGATCTCCTTTAATAGTTCGACCTCTGCTTTCAACAGTTTGTTTTCGGCCTCGAGCTTCGCGTACCGTTCTTCTGTCGACAGCTCTTTATCTCTCCAACGTCCTGAATTACTTGATCGTGTATCGCGCAGCCCCATTACCCCATCTTTTCGGTAAGCTCGTGTCCAACGATTTTTACAAGAACTCATACGCCGTTCACCGAGTACCTCCACATCGAATCCACATCCCCGGAAGATTTCCACAGGGAACTTTCCTTCCAACGTCTGTGCTATAAAAAGTTCCTTAAACTCATCGGTATACGTGATCCCTTTCGGGCTCACAGATTTAACGTAAGGATTTGCGGCTAGCGCATCTATTTCTTTTGACGTAAATATCTTCTTCGACACTCGAATTCACTCCCAATATGATTTAGTCCAGTGTACACAAAAACCCTGAGCAGTAGACTTTTTTTTAGTGTCTACTACTCAGGGTACAGTTTAATGCGGTCAGCTCGTTTTGTTAAAAGCGATTTTCTTGCTCCGCCTCATACTCTGACGGCGGTTTTTTCATGACGATGGCCAGGACGATATAAATCAATAGACCAGGACCCCCGAACAAAGCGAGGACGACGAAGATGATGCGCATTAACGTGACATCGACCCCGAGGTATTTCCCTAGTCCCGAACAGACACCGGCAATCATTTGATCAGACGGATCTTTATACAATTTTCGTTCCATCAGGACACCTTCTCCTCCAGATTTTCGTTAGCGTTGTGGTCGACGAAGCGTTGTTCTGCCTCCAGTCGCCACTTCCCCACGACTGTCAAAATCGAGTGCTTCATTGATTGGGGTACTGCCGGATTTCACTTCGATCCGACGGCCATACAATCCACGATTATCGAGCGAAGCGGTGATGATCGTCGCGACGTCCGTTTCAGAAATCGTCGCACCATTCGCATCACTCAAGTCTTCCGATGCCTCAATCGAGCCTTTCCCTGGCCCATCTACAATTGTCACTGGGCAAATGATCGTGTAGTTTAAACCGCTATGTTCGATATACTCATCGGCCGCGTTATTGGCAGACAAGAAGTTGAAATGTTCTTTCGGTGCCGCGTCCGGTTGATCCGCGCCGTATGCACTGAGCAAGACGACGTGACGGACACGTTCTTTTTTAGCAGCGTCAATCGCTTTCATCGCGACGTTGCGGTCCAGCAGTTCGATTTCCTTGCTTGACCCATCTGCCCCTGCCGTTGCCGCGATGATGACGGCATCTTGTCCCGAGGTCGCCTCGTGAATCCCTTTATCCAATTCTTTCTCGACGTCGACGGTGAGCACGCGCGCACCCATCTTTTCATACTCTGCCTGTAGTTCAGGATAACGAATTAAAGCGGTCACTTGATGCGATTTCGCTAAACTTTTCAATACACGTCTACCGATCTTTCCTGTTGCTCCAATGACTAAAACTTTCATTCAAATTTCCCTCCTCAAAAGAGTAGTTCATTTGATTAAATTTCCTCTTTCGGAACGGAATCAAACCCTTTTCGCGAAATTATCTCACCGTTCCCCACATCGTCAAGTCGAGGGCGTCACGAATGGCTTGAACACTCGCTTCGGTCGGTTGATAGTAATAGACGTTATCGATGTAGGCGTCTTCTCCTTCGATTTGAAGTTTATCCACCTGCGGCTGTAATACCATCGTCATTCCGATCGATGCCATCTGCAACGGATTCATTTCGAGTCCCATTTCGTCTTTCATGAAACGATACGTCGCCGGGATTTTCGTCCACCCCGTCGGACTGGCCAATTTATCGGCGACGGCCGACATGACTTCGGTTTGGCGGTTCGAGCGGGCACCGTCCGTGTCTGTCTTCCGGTGACGGGCGTAGGCGAGCGCCATGTCCCCGTCCATGGCGTAAGACACTCCTTCTGTGTACTCATACGTTTGATTGAAGCCTTTCTCGCTGAACGAGTGGGTCGCTGTGACGTTGACGCCGCCGACGAGGTCAATCAATTCCATAAACGTTTCAAACGTGATCACGACTTGACCGTCAACCGAGGTTTCCGTCAGTCCCTCTACCGCCCCGACCGTACAATCCGCACCGCCATAGG
This sequence is a window from Exiguobacterium mexicanum. Protein-coding genes within it:
- a CDS encoding DUF3006 domain-containing protein gives rise to the protein MIKYGTLVRVEGKYAVLRWNNGSSFIPRRFLPSEARVGDTIIRDNHHYYLEEDMTPNFDALIKQHYKK
- a CDS encoding TlpA family protein disulfide reductase gives rise to the protein MRFHKLAIGLIMAGLVAGLGYKGYDEFNSQAKEPAVSIATDDSVLGGLEVGQRAPALELETVEGERLSLADYNGQPVVVNFWATWCPPCREELPELIKFSDETGVPVLGVNITNNERRGRRDVDAFLEEVPLSFPVLLDEDGEAVKTYRIVAMPTTYVIGSDGVITAKQVGPVDFDWLRDKTK
- a CDS encoding aldose 1-epimerase family protein, encoding MQLYNEKVSVTLKAHGAEMTSWNVDGTELLWQGDPTYWGRQAPILFPFVGRLLDDRYLYDGMTYTMSQHGFARDELFEVAEATDTHVRFILRDSVETRKHYPFSFELNVIYRLIGEELSVTYRVVNRDDTVLPFSIGGHPAFNIPFAGGTFEDYTIDFGETRTLDRLLLEGPYLTGAYQPLGERRYIPLTHHLFDQDALIFEQIEYAALRHQPSGRAIVMESPHFTHFGIWSPPHSDAPFACLEPWFGHADYKGHRKDIRHKEDMQLLDPGESFEATYTLYTE
- a CDS encoding IS3 family transposase (programmed frameshift), whose protein sequence is MSKKIFTSKEIDALAANPYVKSVSPKGITYTDEFKELFIAQTLEGKFPVEIFRGCGFDVEVLGERRMSSCKNRWTRAYRKDGVMGLRDTRSSNSGRWRDKELSTEERYAKLEAENKLLKAEVELLKEIRLAEGKRKAGLNASQKYELIQGVIIKHKMKGMVSHLCQVAGVSRQGYHAYFSERRRQTRQERESKDVALRDLVLKAFHFKKRKKGARQIKMVLSGHFGVTMNLKCIRRIMRKYNIVCPIRKAKPYKRLIKATAEHRVVPNRLKREFKQGTPYKVLLTDITYIFYGNGKRAYLSTIVDGSTNEVLAHQLSENINLDIVLDTLKRLRKNRRIRLDKDAFIHSDQGGHYTSPTYQKEVKRMKLGQSMSRRGNCWDNAVQESFFGHFKDIVELKACTTFDSLQREIRKTINYYNHHRYQWNMKKMTPVQYRNHLLESA
- a CDS encoding PspC domain-containing protein, which gives rise to MERKLYKDPSDQMIAGVCSGLGKYLGVDVTLMRIIFVVLALFGGPGLLIYIVLAIVMKKPPSEYEAEQENRF
- a CDS encoding NAD(P)-binding oxidoreductase, which codes for MKVLVIGATGKIGRRVLKSLAKSHQVTALIRYPELQAEYEKMGARVLTVDVEKELDKGIHEATSGQDAVIIAATAGADGSSKEIELLDRNVAMKAIDAAKKERVRHVVLLSAYGADQPDAAPKEHFNFLSANNAADEYIEHSGLNYTIICPVTIVDGPGKGSIEASEDLSDANGATISETDVATIITASLDNRGLYGRRIEVKSGSTPINEALDFDSRGEVATGGRTTLRRPQR